The stretch of DNA ACAGACTACTGCCTTGTGGTACTTGCAGACCCATCTTCAAGTGGCGGCGATCCCGACTCTGAAGGCTACAAAGCCCCAGAGATCCGCAAGTCCAGCCAACGAGCCACCCCCAAGTCCGACGTCTATGCCTTTGGCATTCTCTTATTGGAGCTTCTAACCGGTAAACCTCCATCCCAGCAACCATACCTTTCACTCCCTGATGTGCCAGAATGGGTTAGAGCAATGAGGGAAGATTATGACGGGGAAGATGATAGGCTTGCAATGCTAGTTGAGGTGGCTGGTATTTGTAGCTTGAAATCACCAGAGCAGAGGCCGCTGATGTGGAAAGTGCTGAAGATGATCCAAGACATAAAAGAGAGAGTGATGGTGGAAGATGAACCCAGAGATGCACGTATATAGTGGATATAATAATATAGACAGATACCTTTGCTCTGTGCTCGCAAGAAACTGCTCCCAAGAGAAGTCGAATGGAGGCTATGACAAATGTACATCTTGAGATGGctgattaaaaattttacacaaGGAATCTTGTGGGGCTAGACTTCGTTATTAGAGGTGAAAAGGCTTCTCAGCTCATCTTGGGCTCACACAGTGGGGTTCATGTGCTATGTATCCATCTGAAAATTGGTTGAGTGCTAGTACTGTTGGTTCTGAGCTATTTTGGCATACCTTTACTTTTGGGTCCGTCCGTCATGCTGTAATTGGCATTTACGTTAGGATGATTCCAATTTGGTCATTGCCAAGCTGGGGTCTTCGTCAATGTGATGGTGTGATAAAGCTTTCATCCATCCATTTCGAGGTTTGAGAGAGTCGTGCTCGTTTCTCCCACAGTGTTTTAACTTCTTGGTGGATCGTGGAGTAGTGCTTGAATCCACTTCTCAAGAACTCCTAATTAAAGAGCACTCAGTGTGCTTTTCAAGTCAATGCTTATGATCACTCATTCAAACGTACGTTCCTATGATAGGAATGGCAATGCTTGATTCACgaccaaaaactaaaaaactcACAGATATATGGACCATTGAAAGAGCATAATCACTCTTGAGTTGAGTTGGGTGGTGAGTTGAATTGATATCTTGTTTGACTTGTGAAATAATCACTCctgtttgattttttgatacttaaatcagCAAAATTCAAGAGCCTAAAACCTATACCTAGAAGGATAATGAAATGAGAGAAGATAGAATCTAGAAATAAGCTGTGTTTTGGTGTCTTCCCACTAATTAAAATCTCACGAATGTGATTTATGGTATTAATATATTTGgtattgtaaatatttttttatgaaagtattcaaaaatatctttttgacTTATCATACAAATTTTGTGCATAAAAGACATTTATtaagtattaataatttaaaatattatatttaaataaatatataacaaaacaacatgataacaaaaattcaaagaataatatatacgtaataacttaataattacatttttgcacctcatgagattgttaatatatatagcaAAAAAAGATAGGAGATTGGAGAaacaaatgaagaaaagaagagaaagtgaAGAAATaattgtacaaaaaaaaaagagaagatgaTAAGAGAATGATGATGCTTGTAATTGGGCGGTCCcatattatgagaaaataaaatttggatttttttggtGTGTGAGAGTTTTATATTGTTGGTTAAGAGTAaatgaagtttaaaaaaatatcacattttcatagtttttaaaagtaatttatttaagtttgatggtagaaaagtaatttttaaaaaatataagaatgtgattcgtataaaatatatatatatatatcattgaagAGGTAATATACCAAATTTGAGAATCATTTTCtccctaattaatttttttttaaatttgagtcaTGTTTTATgtactaaatataattttattatgtcgagaaataaaaacaaatgacatattttttaataaaaaaaaaacaattgagGGATCCAATTTCAGCTTGAGCTAGTGGGATTTCTccttattttgaaaagaaaaaaggatttGATAGAGTAATCATAAagctaattattttttattttttacatttttatactTATGGCCTCACAtggtaaatttaaatttattttcaaaataattatatataaatacaatactaaaatattttaaaaattaaatgatagaTATACTAGTCTCTAAATGAAAAGATTCAAATTACTGACgaaaacttttaaatattttgaaaacatataTCTCTAACCTTCGAGCAATTCATATGTACACTTTAAAATTCACTATTcggatgtatttattttattggaaGCATTAGAATTTGAGTCTAATTACTTGTGTGGCCTTCGTCACAAATTTTAAGAGATAAATGGGCTTATTATAATACCCTCATTAAAGCTTAACAAGAAATTTGAATAAATCATAATCCTGGGCCAATGGTCAAACCATTTCGGAATAAAATTTGATCCTTTAAACGAATAATTGAAGAAGTGACTGAAGAGATATGATTGTGGAACGTGGAGACAAGAAAGAGTGGAACACGtcgagtatttttttttcttcaaaaattaatccGGGTGGCTTTGCATTTATAACGTGGAAATTTCTTCACTAACGTGATGTGACGCCACCTCTGTCTCAATGAACCGACGGCTGTGATCACGGTAGCAAAGTTTTCGGCGTGAATCCAGCCGTCCGCTTCTCGGTCGATGCATGATGGGCTTGGTTGCAGCCTAATCAGCTCCAGGCTGTAGGCCAAACGGGGGCCTCACGTGCCTGCGCATTGTAGCGTGGAATTCACGCCGGGATGAGGGGCGACGCCGTAATTCACTGACCTTTTGAGGGCAATCTTGTGAAAAGGTGGGAAAAGAAAATTGCAAAAGATTGTAACCGCTTCAAAACCCCACTGGCAGTCGCTTCTTCGCTCGTCTTTATTTGCAATCTTACCCGTACAATCGGCAACAACTTTAAAAATTAGGCCGCTAAAGGCACCTcgacgaggaggaggaggagaaagaaagaaagaaagaaaggcttcTTGCTCACAGAGAGACCGAGAGACTGAGAGAGAAACATGTCTGGAGGTATTGCTCGTGGTCGGCTCGCGGAGGAGCGGAAAGCCTGGCGGAGGAATCATCCTCATGTCtgattcctctctctctctctctctctctctctctctctcgctcaatTCGTGTTTTGTTCGTCATATATTGATAATATCTATCTTGCGTTTTAATTCGACTGTTCAATTTGTTGTTTGTGTGGTTTTATTTGGTGAATTTGTTATCTGATTGGTGTTTGTTTGTTCGATTGCTTTGTTGATAGGGTTTCGTTGCTAAGCCGGAGACCCTGCCCGATGGTTCGGTGAATCTGATGGTGTGGCATTGCACCATCCCCGGCAAGGCTGGGGTAGGTTTCGAGGAGGGGCGCTActgtattttactttttatgCTTTCAATTTCATTAATGCTATTAGAAATGCTTTGTTACTTCTATGTTCTACTAAGTACTAACCCTATGTTAGTCTTACTCGTATATGGTTCTGGGCGTCCATGTGTCTTGAAGCGAAGTATGTGTTTAGGTAGTGGATTGGAATTTGAGAAGGGATAATACATATTTCATAGGCCTTCGAGATTGGTGATTTGAAATATgcaaattttaaatgcataGTGTAGATGCATATTTTTTTCAGGGCACTTGATACTTGTTTTTTTCTGAACTATCGAGTGTTGGAATTTCCAACCAATGAATGCTATGGTACCAAACCCGTGAATACTAGCAGACGCTAATGATGAAACTACACATAACACCTGCCCGTTATCTATCCTTTtcgttttcttattttgtttgtttgtctGTTTTTAGCTTACAAACATTACAATTAAGGTGTTCCTTCATAATTCTAGTTTATTATTTCTGCCATAGTTGTCAAAAGGCATACCTCATCACCATTGAGGTACAGCGCCATACAAGAGGCACTGCTAGGAATGCGAGGCACGTGCCTTGTGTATATAGGTGTGTTAAAACCCTATTTCTTGTCCTTTTTTAATCTTAGATCttatttcttgatttgattgcatattcttgtatatatGTCAGAGGTGAACCTAGCAGTAAGCTGGAGGTCTGTTGGATTGCCCGCTCGCTGGGATCCTATGGCAGTGACATTCACTCGCTGGAGAACTAGACACAGCTCTGCATACACTAGCTAGAGAACTAGTCACACCTCTGCGTTctgtttcatttttctttcttatttctattttttttttttgcaatttagaaaaaactaatttttgttCTAATTGTCTTTTGATTTGTGTTCTACTCtaatgtttttttctttcatctaatttctgtttcaatttagaagaaactaattgcaaaTAAACAAATTGTTTTTCACTGTGtgctctattttttttcctctcttctaatttgttttgtaatttaaaagaaactaattgtttttgcTGTGTGTTCTGCTGTAATTTTGTTCTTCCTTCTAATTGCAAaactgcaaaagaaattagaaggaaCTAATTGTGTTTTGCAGTGTGTTCTgctgtaattttttctttcctctattttttttttttgcaattagtTTTTCTAACtgcaaaagaaactaattatttttctgcaataatattagttgttattataggGTTGGTTATTTTCCATGTATGATTTTATGACTTTGCATCTACTTCCAGTATTTTTTGCAAGTAGGCTTCGAGCACTAATTCGCACCTCAGCGCACCTtgcacctttgacaactatgttTGTGCCTTATTTCTGTGTTATCTATCAAAGACAATATCATTTGCAAATGCATACGCTGAGGCACTTCTTGGATGCGTTTTGTGTGTTCATCTATAACAAGAGCAAAGTGGTAAGAGTTCAATGCAGATGCTTGGTGTAATTCAAATATATCTGGAAAAgcctttctttctccttcacAAGTACTAACATATGTTTCTAGTTGATGATATGTATCCTTAATAACCTATATATGCGCAATTCAAACTCCTTCCTTTTTCAACATCTTCTACAAGACTTCTCTAAGTAATCCGTCATACGCTTTTTGAGCTTGTAAAGAgtatatgtaaataatttttggttatCTTTGTACCTTTCCATTAAGCATATTGGTAAGTAGATGGCTTCCATTATTGATCTCCTATTCAGTGAGCTTTTAAATACTAACTTGGGCCTTCCCGAATTGGTTTATTTTTTAGACCTTAGTTTCTCACCTTAACCTTTGCTCTAGTACACTCTTCCAAAGTTTAATCATGTGGCTCATTAGCTTGATCCTTTTATAATTTCCATAGCTTTGAACATTTCCCTTATCCTTACAAATAGGTACTAAAGTGCTCTTTTTTTACTCCATTCTCCCAtgtatttccatgcttctattgggaTATTATCTAGTTGAACTGCTTTATTATTCTCGATCTCTTTCAATACTTGCTTTAATTTGTCTGTGACAAATATATCTAAAGAACATGAAATTTCTATCTCCTTCAAAGTCACTACAATCCCTAATGTAACACCTATCTCTCCTCCTCCATTTAATAGCTTCAATAAATACTTCTTGTATCTCTTCTTGATTGCCCCCTCATTTATtggtatattttgatttatgtgtTTTCTTTTAGCGCAAATTACCAAAAAATACCTGAACTTTGTCTCATGTATCaaatatgtaatgaatgtttgttttaatcaattaaatactcaaaaacttttaatttttatatcaattgcAAAATGCTGTCCAATACACACCAACAGAACctcttttattatttacttgctgtattattctttatctttaatcaattaaatacttaaaacttttaattttgtatcTATTGCACAACGCTGTCCAATACATCACTAACAGAGCCTCCTTTTGTCAAAATTTTGCAAATGGGAATCTGATGTGTAAACATAAAGGGGGAAGATTGAGTCATTGACAAGTCAGATTTTTGGAGGGGAAATTGAATGACAGAAGAGGTCAAATTGTgcaacccaaaaccctaatcgGAAGCAGAAAAGGGAATTAGCACTTGAAGAAACCTTATCTCTTTCACAACTATCAAACGTTTGCATTTTTCCTGtctattttttccttcttttgttttcttctgtCTTCCTTTCTGCCCATTGAGCTATGAAAATGGCATATTACCAATCGTCCTTCCCCCTCTATTGGAAACACCTATTGTCACCTCCTACAATTCCTTTCAAGTTTAGAAACCTGAGCTTCTAAATattcccttctttttcttctttctctatttaAATACATCTCCCTTTATAATCTTCTTCCATtcctctctctgtttctcttttgcttctttctgATGATGGATAATTCCTCTGCTAACTCCATCAATGGGCTTATTCTGAACTGGAGGAATCAATGATCTTGGAAGCATTTTCCTTTCCAACAATTTCATGTCAATTTAGTTCCTTTCTAACAATTGCACATGGGATTCCACGTTTGCAAAATTTTGACAGAAAGAGACTCGGTTAGTGTGTATTGAATGACATTATGCAATTGATACAGAATTAAAAGGTTGAGCgtattattaataaaaaggaatgttcattatatatttgatagAAGGGGCAAAGTTCAggtatttttttggtaatttgccctttcttttatgcatttcacttgacctaaatcttttgtttttctttctcttgctttaggtagtgtgtatatatatacatgtatctATTTGCTGTTTGTTtgacttttcttctctttgccCAGTTTGcttctgttttttatttttttttaaccaaaatatGCTTCTTTTAGTGTTTTTTCTTACATGTGTGTAAAATCTTGtggcgattttttttttcttgtacctCTTCCTTTCATCACCAAGACTTGTTTTGCGTTGGAGCTTTTCCCTTTGGCTCTTGTAGAATGGTTTTTGCCATATTTTTAGTAGTATTAGCCATTGCAATCCGGATTTGGCTAGTATTTCCTGTGCAATTTTTCTGCATTGTTGTTTTCCTTGAAAATAGCttgtttttcatcttttaaaTCACACTGTGATTGTTAATCTTCGTTATGTATTATTCTTCCTCTATGTAAGGCATGACATGGTGTATGTTGAGTGGCTAGGGATGTCATTCTCCCAGTATGCTCTCTCTTAAACCTAGGTAGCGTTCAAACTATTCTATGTGCCCTAGGTTAAGCTTGATTTATGTATTATGGGACTAAAGCAGGTTTAAGCTAGAAGGGATACCCTTGTTAAGTTGTGCCCCCCCTATGTTGCTTGAGCTTGTCCGGCAAGAGTCCTGGCAAtcagtttattttatgtgaCTGGATTACTTCTTCAAAATCAGAGTTTGTCCATCAAGCGATTTGAGGACATTTGACCAATCTCTTAGCTTTGGCCTGATCTAGATAATTTCTATGTAAAGCAGAAATAGTTAGTGTCAAAATGCTCTCTAGCAAGtgtgagtttggattgttgAAGTATGTGAACAGTGGTTTTGATTATTTCGTTTTTATGGTCACTACAATGATTTACCATATGCAAATTGTTGGGGTTCAATGAAGATGTTTGTTGCGTAGATAAAACATATGCCACTAAAGTCTTGTTGTGTGGCTCACATAAAATGTATAAATCTTGCAAAGTAGAAGAAGAGGTTTCCTGTTAATTTCATGGGCTTGTCAAGCATGATGAATTTGACTCATAGCTAATATTCTCCTTGTCTTAATAGTTTAGAGGTTTTGAATTGGACTAGAGAAAGCCTGGCAAACTTCAAACTTGCCAGCGGACAATTCTTTGTAATTCCGTCTTCttgtgtaatttattttataataattcttttaCAATTATTACATTTGTTGATGCACATTCTATTTTCTGGTTCAGGTTATACTCAAGAGAACTTTGTTCAGCAAGTTTATCTATGGTTCCATGCTTGCTCTATACTATTTCTTTGTCTCTGATATCTTTATCTCAATTAGgattttggttgaaaaaaattaagaatctcaagaagaaaaagaaaaaaaaaaaaaaaaaaaagctttcgGTTGAATTATTACCATGTTCTGTATTGTTGATTGGGTGGGCTTGGACAAATTGATAATATATGACGCTTGCAGACTGATTGGGAAGGGGGGTACTTCCCTCTTACACTCCATTTTAGTGAAGACTACCCCAGCAAACCGCCCAAGTGTAAATTTCCCCCGGGTTTCTTCCACCCTAATGTCTACCCATCTGGAACCGTTTGcctgtcaatcctcaatgaagATAGCGTAAGCAGCTGTCCCAGCATCTTTCTTGTGCACGCTAGTCACTCGTGTGTCTTAAGTTGGATTTATTGCCCCTGATTATTTGGAATGATTTTGCTGTATCTAGGGATGGAGACCAGCAATTACAGTCAAACAAATTCTTGTTGGCATCCAGGATTTATTGGATCAGCCCAACCCTGCTGATCCTGCACAGACTGAAGGATATCACCTCTTTATCCAGGTATTTTTGGTTCTTTTGATATTTGGATAATGCCAGCATGTttgggtattttttttgttctcttaaaATCAACTATTTTTGGTGTTTGGGGACCCTGTTCCTTTGTCATGCTGTGTAGTCGTATAATAGCACATCAAGGTGTGGAACCTTTGTTAAACGTGTCCTGAATGGAAGCCTATGCCTTTGTCATCTCGGATTATGTCCATAGATTATTTTTTTGACCTGTATGACTGCTTCTGGCAAAAGAGGTACACATATTGTAACATTAAGCATGCTAAACATTCAGTTAATTTGTTTTGTGGGGGCCTTGTTAGAATGGCGGGCCTTAAGAATCGAGCATTGGGCGCAGACTTGCGGGTGGCTAAATTGTTGTTGTCTATAAGCTTCTTAGTATTGGAGAtgcaattttataaatatgaacCTAGCGTGGGAATTGATGAACCCATTGCCTTGACTTGTGCAGGATACAGTGGAGTATAAGAGACGCGTCCGACAGCAGGCAAAGCAGTATCCACCTCTGGTCTAAGCAACAAAGAATTTGTTTTGCCTGACGCCTGGTAACTTCCATGTTGCCATAGCGTAAACTGTATCCTTGGAACTGCTTTTGTCTCTCTCTTAGTTTAAACAAACTTTGGTTGATACATGACGGTAAACCTGGCCAAAGATTACTTGTTGTGTCTCTTTCAGTGTAAAACTCAATCCCCGTTTCAGACATTCCAAATGTTTGTGTTATATGTGATATTTATAAATGTCTAAGTTGTTAATAATGTTGAAATGATGAACGAACTAAACACAAACAACATTTATCCATGATGCGCACGCACATCATTCTTGCATTCCTAAGGTTACGGGGCTTGTTTGAAATAATGAGCAGTGAAAGGAGGCTCAGGTCGGCTTGTTTGTATCTTCATTTGCAAATAGAGTTTGAAACTTTTGGGGGCCAAGTCTGCGTTGATGTTTATATACTACTTACAGGGTTTAGGGTGGTCCATTCGAAAAGTAGAAGTGGGTTCTCAAGGATAGAATGAAGTTTGGTCTCCAGTTGCAATGCATTGAAAGGATTGATCGCGTCAGCCTTTGGGATTGTTTGGGTCTGTCAAGTTATAGAATGGGTGGGTAAGGGGGAGGGATCATTGCAACTTGCTACGGCTAAGAGGGGGAGTTTTATAAGTCTTAACGGTAATATTTGAAAAAGCTAGTGGTCTCAATATCTATGCCAAATCTTAAAGATGCcatcttgttttgttttttttataaaataaccCACCCCATCCATGTACAGTTTGTATTCTaacttctaaataaaatttaataatcttgATAAATTAAGAGTGAAATAATTATGtcttttaagaaaataaaaaagttatgtATTCgtgttaattaatattaattataacatggcaaaatttaattataaatatatataatgcatcATACGAAATAAAAGAATCGAAAGCATGgggtataaaaaaataataaccaatttcaaaagtaaaaatgaaaataaattactttcttttattatttaaataaacatataacTTCTAAGGAtaaactagagagagagagagagagaatttaattataattgtagctatttgtatttataactaaaaatgGAGGTAGGTTCGAAAATTAGGAATGCagacaaaaaaattaaggaaaaagaattgaaaatttgaacatgaaagagaagagaaggattaaataataaagataaacaGAAAAATTATCTacaaaaaaagggggggggggggggggggaattatCAATCAACGAGgctaaaaaatttcaagttaattgataaaattttaggTGACAAAAAGTAACTATTACGAAGATTAAGAGAATGAAtacaataaatgaataattagaaataacaataaattaatagtaccaaaaaataacaacactcgcaatattaacataaattaataactCCTAAATCAAAACCTTTACCTATTACctaaaaacaccaaaaaatataaacaaattatcATTTCTAAAAGTATAAAATATTCACATGTatatggacatatatatatatatagatacatatttttgttggaTCAGTTAATTTAAGATgatatcatttaaaattttcaaattcaaatgcttaaatctcaaatttatttatccaactaatacaatttatagttaattgtaaatataaatgtagATATTTCttacaaagataaaaaaataataattttaaatcattcaaataatttaaaatactcaaattcaaatttctaatTCACTTATTCCAATAAATACATTCGCTCGCACCCATAATCTCTTTcaattatttacaattttatattatatatatataaagatagataattaaaatgtatttacaCCTACAATATTTCttggaaaattttaattttatattatatatctaaataattaatttgttcataaaatttaattattgcattcataatttttactcttataatatatatatatatatcttttaggACATTCACTAAtgaacatttaatatatttaattttttatatctaaatatttttatgacttaataaaatactttaaaatataataaagttATGTGATCAATtaatagaaatatttaaatattaaaaataaatatattaaatacatcTTCATAAATACCTTAGGGTTTAGTATACCTAAATCTAATGTTACTCGTTATGAAAACCCTtcctatatatttatatatatagagagagactGGGCGTAAGCGAGTTTCAGAAACGGGCCCAAAGCCAGCAAGTGCTACCTGTCTGAACATAGAGGGGCGCAAACGTTTTAGGGCACGACGGTAATCGATCACGTCGGAGCAATTCGTTCCATGGACGACATGGCGGCATACTTCCAACCTCCACCGCCGGGCCTCCACCGCTACGCCTACTACCAACACACTCCTCCTCATCCTACGCCGCCGCTTGCCCCGGTGGATCCCTCCCAGCCGCCACTGCACCACCTCCCCCAGCAATTGCCCCCTTACCCCCAACCCTCGTTGGCCTCCTCCTACACGTCGGCGCTGCATGCCCATTCCTCCTTCGACCACGTCCGGACGCTCTTTGTAGCCGGCCTTCCCGAGGATGTTAAACCCCGCGAAATCTACAACCTCTTCCGAGAGTTTCCCGGCTACGAGTCTTCGCACCTCCGAACCGCTACTTCTTCTTCGCAGGTACTCTATTTCGAATCCACGCGTGCTGAATTGAAAACATTCAAGGAAATGAAATGTTTGAATTGGTTAAAGGTGTCTTTTTTACTTCCATTGAAGGTGTCGGATCGGGGCTAATTTTGGTCGGGAAATTTATATTGGGTCTATTGGCCATATTAACTATTAAGTGCTTGTAATTTTTGGGAATGTTGACAACCCCAACTCAACAAGGTTTTGTCCCAACTACTTGTGTTGGCCACTTAGGTATATTTGAAGCCTTCGCTGATGGGATAAATTTGGTTTAATAACATTTCAAGTTGTCCGTGTTTGAGATTTTCTACACAGATTATACCCGGTTGAGGCCCTTCTCTAATACATTTTACTTCTCaggttaaaaaagaaaagagagagaaaaaagcaAAGATGCATTTGAGTTGAAGTTGCGCAATGTGAAGTGCTTGAAGACTAAATAATAATGAGTGTCCTTTGTTGCTCATGAATAAGCTCAAGCTTGGCCAAAAGACCTTAACTTGGCCTAAAATGTCAAGTTATCAATATCGTTCTTAGCCTATTCTAGCTGAGGTGGGGTACGGCTATCAAAAGTTTCTCAAGTT from Diospyros lotus cultivar Yz01 chromosome 6, ASM1463336v1, whole genome shotgun sequence encodes:
- the LOC127803902 gene encoding SUMO-conjugating enzyme SCE1, whose protein sequence is MSGGIARGRLAEERKAWRRNHPHGFVAKPETLPDGSVNLMVWHCTIPGKAGTDWEGGYFPLTLHFSEDYPSKPPKCKFPPGFFHPNVYPSGTVCLSILNEDSGWRPAITVKQILVGIQDLLDQPNPADPAQTEGYHLFIQDTVEYKRRVRQQAKQYPPLV